The Lysobacter panacisoli genome includes a window with the following:
- a CDS encoding M13 family metallopeptidase: MNLRPLGCALVVSLIAGLASPADAQKKRSSKPKAAAAPSACSDFYASANADWLRSHTPGSTGSVSALEELGARARQQQRDLLEAASKSPQNNVQKLLGDFWASGLDEAAVERDGAQPIAPLISRIDAIKNAKDVSPAIAALHQVGIPVLFNFGADIDLGDLNRHIGYFAQGGLGLPDPAYYTRNDADTQALMGRYRNYVEKILALTGTPQGQLSSDAQSVIDLETRIARASKSLLDLRNPRANYAPVETASLAKRYKRLQLGDFLKAQGVSDDRVSMANPELFAQLDGLVGSLKPAQWKAYLRWRVGDAMAPYLAKPFRDAEFEFRGRVLRGLASPPTRQQAVLDAITLAAGPMVGHEYAARYLPASTDKRAEDIAAQLRAALGEALDRDTRLSASAKTEAKAKLDKLKIEVGTPNRDLDYTVQPMGRGSFGSNMLIASTWRHREEMKRIGRGNADRRWDVLPQDPALAYDIAQNRLIVTAAMLQPPVFDTGKDAAWLYGSYGALVGHELSHGFDNRGRHVDAKQELRDWWTPAEASAWDVLGKRVAAQYGGYDDPELSGRKINAAQTNEESIADIAGVDLAWSAFRKAEPAAAKPAQQSFYKGWASLWPQKLTPEAAQQRAATSVHAPGKWRTNGPLRNEPGFGEAYACKAGSAMQLAADQQVRLFP, translated from the coding sequence ATGAACCTGCGTCCACTCGGATGTGCCCTGGTCGTGAGCCTGATCGCCGGCCTCGCCTCGCCGGCCGATGCCCAGAAGAAGCGCAGCAGCAAGCCGAAGGCCGCCGCCGCGCCATCCGCGTGCAGCGACTTCTACGCCAGCGCCAACGCCGACTGGCTGCGAAGCCACACGCCGGGCAGCACCGGATCGGTGTCCGCGCTGGAGGAACTGGGCGCACGCGCGCGCCAGCAACAGCGCGACCTGCTCGAGGCCGCGTCGAAATCGCCGCAGAACAACGTGCAGAAACTGCTTGGCGATTTCTGGGCGAGCGGACTGGACGAAGCCGCTGTCGAACGCGACGGCGCGCAGCCGATCGCACCACTGATCTCGCGCATCGACGCCATCAAGAATGCGAAGGACGTATCACCCGCGATCGCCGCACTGCACCAGGTCGGCATCCCGGTGCTGTTCAACTTCGGCGCCGACATCGACCTGGGCGATCTCAACCGTCACATCGGCTACTTCGCACAGGGCGGGCTCGGCCTGCCCGATCCCGCGTACTACACGCGCAACGACGCCGACACGCAGGCGTTGATGGGGCGCTATCGCAATTACGTCGAGAAGATCCTCGCGCTCACGGGCACGCCGCAGGGGCAACTGAGCTCGGACGCGCAGTCGGTGATCGACCTGGAGACGCGCATTGCGCGCGCTTCGAAGTCGCTGCTCGACCTGCGCAATCCGCGCGCCAACTACGCACCGGTGGAAACCGCATCGCTCGCCAAGCGCTACAAGCGCCTGCAGCTGGGCGATTTCCTCAAGGCGCAGGGCGTGTCGGACGATCGCGTGTCGATGGCGAACCCGGAGCTGTTCGCGCAGCTCGACGGACTCGTCGGCAGCCTCAAGCCCGCGCAGTGGAAGGCTTACCTGCGCTGGCGCGTAGGCGATGCGATGGCGCCGTACCTGGCCAAGCCCTTCCGCGATGCGGAGTTCGAATTCCGTGGCCGCGTGTTGCGCGGGCTGGCCTCACCGCCGACGCGCCAGCAGGCGGTGCTCGATGCGATCACGCTCGCCGCCGGACCGATGGTCGGCCACGAATACGCCGCGCGTTACCTGCCCGCCAGCACCGACAAGCGTGCCGAAGACATCGCCGCGCAGCTGCGCGCCGCGCTGGGTGAAGCGCTCGATCGCGACACGCGCCTGAGTGCCTCCGCCAAGACCGAAGCGAAGGCGAAGCTGGACAAGCTCAAGATCGAAGTCGGCACGCCGAACCGCGACCTCGACTACACCGTGCAGCCGATGGGCCGTGGCAGTTTCGGCAGCAACATGCTGATCGCCTCGACGTGGCGCCATCGCGAAGAGATGAAGCGCATCGGCCGCGGCAACGCCGACCGTCGCTGGGACGTGCTGCCGCAGGATCCCGCGCTCGCGTACGACATCGCACAGAACCGCCTGATCGTCACCGCGGCGATGCTGCAGCCGCCCGTGTTCGACACCGGCAAGGACGCGGCATGGCTGTATGGCTCCTACGGCGCACTGGTCGGCCACGAACTCAGTCACGGCTTCGACAACCGCGGCCGTCACGTCGATGCGAAACAGGAATTGCGCGACTGGTGGACGCCAGCCGAAGCAAGTGCTTGGGACGTACTCGGCAAGCGCGTCGCTGCGCAATACGGCGGCTACGACGACCCGGAACTGAGTGGCCGCAAGATCAACGCCGCACAGACGAACGAGGAAAGCATCGCCGACATCGCCGGCGTGGACCTCGCATGGTCCGCGTTCCGCAAGGCCGAACCCGCGGCCGCGAAGCCGGCGCAGCAGTCGTTCTACAAGGGCTGGGCGTCGCTGTGGCCGCAGAAGCTGACGCCGGAGGCCGCGCAGCAGCGCGCCGCGACCAGCGTGCACGCGCCGGGCAAGTGGCGCACCAATGGCCCGCTGCGCAACGAGCCCGGATTCGGTGAAGCGTATGCGTGCAAGGCGGGCAGCGCGATGCAGCTGGCGGCGGACCAGCAGGTGCGGCTGTTCCCGTGA